The Candidatus Zymogenus saltonus genome window below encodes:
- a CDS encoding metallophosphoesterase, with protein MSDREIVIVGDVHGEFEALSKLVGPEDTLFIAGDVLIFMDFTDFSKGILSKAFTIDELIEGLKEMSEGRLDRVKTAFMEITTPGEERYEKILPLIEEEYERFSRSLVCETYILYGNDDYPDILKEKVSGRAEIIESGVVKAPGINVALVSGMPGGDHVPKFPGIVSAEVYGRRLLELAPADIIITHVPPHEEVERTDGKPDETKLTYDTIAKRNEPSSDAITKYINRHNPVYSFFGHVHNPSVISAEIARTQAVNLGFFRLKKEVTRLNIETMNIRKVGI; from the coding sequence ATGAGTGACAGAGAAATAGTTATCGTGGGTGATGTCCACGGGGAGTTCGAGGCGTTGTCGAAGCTGGTCGGTCCAGAAGACACCCTTTTCATTGCCGGGGACGTCCTGATATTCATGGACTTTACGGATTTTTCCAAAGGCATTCTCTCAAAGGCCTTCACGATCGACGAGTTGATCGAAGGGCTGAAGGAGATGTCCGAGGGAAGGCTCGACAGGGTAAAGACGGCCTTTATGGAGATAACCACGCCCGGGGAGGAGCGCTACGAAAAAATCCTCCCCTTGATAGAGGAGGAGTATGAAAGATTCTCAAGGTCTCTTGTCTGTGAGACGTATATCCTCTACGGGAACGACGATTACCCCGACATATTGAAGGAAAAGGTCTCCGGCAGGGCGGAGATAATCGAGAGCGGAGTCGTCAAGGCCCCGGGGATCAATGTGGCCCTCGTCTCCGGGATGCCCGGCGGCGATCACGTGCCGAAGTTTCCGGGCATCGTTTCCGCCGAGGTTTACGGCAGAAGGCTTCTGGAGCTTGCCCCAGCGGATATAATCATCACCCACGTGCCGCCCCACGAGGAGGTGGAGAGAACGGACGGAAAGCCGGACGAGACCAAGCTGACCTACGACACCATCGCCAAGAGGAACGAGCCCTCCAGCGACGCCATCACCAAATATATAAACAGGCACAACCCGGTCTACTCGTTTTTCGGCCACGTGCACAACCCGAGCGTGATAAGCGCGGAGATCGCAAGGACCCAGGCGGTCAATCTCGGCTTCTTCAGGTTGAAGAAGGAAGTCACGAGGCTCAACATCGAGACGATGAATATCAGGAAAGTGGGAATATGA
- a CDS encoding YmdB family metallophosphoesterase: protein MKLLFFGVVVGSPGREAVAHYIERLERAGDRPDLVIANGNYAAGGAGLTGEKADELFKAGVDVITTGENVWDQKDLQSAISNRPEILRPENLPEGSPGSGVLIKEVGEKKRRVGIVNIVGYSFMGRVLPENPFPKIRGLIKEVNKETDIIIVDFFAKTTAEKVAMTIHLDGMISLLCGSGTLVQTADESVSRLGTAAVTDVGMAGAANSVLGFEKEREIKKFRTAIKAFSTSAKGKPLVNAVLVEIDDASGRAVSIVRINEVLDI from the coding sequence ATGAAGCTCCTCTTTTTCGGCGTAGTCGTCGGCTCCCCGGGAAGGGAGGCGGTGGCGCACTACATAGAGAGGCTTGAGAGGGCGGGGGATAGGCCCGATCTCGTTATCGCCAACGGTAACTACGCCGCAGGCGGGGCCGGACTTACCGGGGAGAAGGCGGACGAGCTCTTCAAGGCGGGGGTGGACGTCATAACCACCGGCGAGAACGTCTGGGATCAGAAGGACCTCCAGTCGGCGATCTCAAATAGGCCCGAAATATTGAGGCCGGAGAACCTCCCTGAGGGGAGCCCCGGAAGCGGCGTATTGATCAAGGAGGTGGGCGAAAAGAAGCGCAGGGTGGGAATAGTCAATATCGTCGGCTATTCGTTCATGGGCAGAGTCCTCCCGGAAAATCCCTTCCCGAAGATACGAGGGTTGATAAAAGAGGTAAACAAGGAGACGGATATTATTATCGTCGACTTCTTCGCCAAGACCACGGCGGAAAAGGTCGCCATGACTATACACCTCGACGGGATGATCTCCCTCCTTTGCGGCTCCGGGACCCTCGTCCAGACCGCCGATGAAAGCGTCAGCAGGCTGGGTACGGCGGCTGTAACGGACGTCGGCATGGCGGGGGCCGCAAACTCCGTTCTCGGCTTCGAAAAAGAGAGGGAGATAAAGAAGTTCAGGACGGCAATAAAGGCCTTCTCGACCTCGGCCAAGGGGAAGCCCCTCGTAAACGCCGTCTTGGTCGAGATTGACGATGCGAGCGGCCGGGCGGTGTCGATCGTCAGAATAAACGAGGTTCTCGATATATAG